From a single Vanacampus margaritifer isolate UIUO_Vmar chromosome 15, RoL_Vmar_1.0, whole genome shotgun sequence genomic region:
- the mfap3l gene encoding microfibrillar-associated protein 3-like, which produces MSTLPKKNMSWAAGLHFVLLLSLVTFHAAAAASSGDGNGTDGGNGSVPAALAATNQLIAHEGSYVLIDCNVSGDPFPTIKWFNSHGNLVDTDGSGGGKWWLSESGVLNITSIEFADRGKYTCVASNAHGASNCTVTLRVVFTKGDMGVYYMVVCLVTFTIIMALNVTRLCMMSSHLKKTEKAINEFFRTEGAEKLQKAFEIAKRIPIITSTKTLELAKVTQFKTMELARYIEELARSIPLPPLIMNCRTFMEEILEVVGVEEMRHTFLRQAPEGRRGGPRDVLTILQEAGAGAGAGRQLERSQSPAADSDNSSVQEQPQHIAIQVSVHPQLEPAPAAPIHHHHHDGDHDDEEEDAGGSPDDGPAAKSPPPCHVFYESHV; this is translated from the exons ATGTCAACACTCCCCAAAAAGAACATGTCGTGGGCCGCCGGACTCCATTTTGTGCTTCTGCTGTCGCTCGTCACCTTtcacgccgccgctgccgcctcATCGGGAGATGGAAACGGGACGGACGGCGGCAACGGGTCGGTCCCGGCTGCGCTCGCCGCCACCAACCAGCTGATCGCCCACGAGGGAAGCTACGTGCTGATTGACTGCAACGTCAGCGGCGACCCTTTCCCCACCATCAAATGGTTCAACTCTCATGGAAACCTCGTGGACACGGACGGTAGCGGCG GTGGCAAGTGGTGGCTGTCGGAGAGCGGCGTCCTCAACATCACGAGCATCGAATTCGCCGACCGCGGCAAGTACACGTGCGTGGCGTCCAACGCGCACGGCGCCTCCAACTGCACGGTGACGCTGCGCGTGGTCTTCACCAAGGGCGACATGGGCGTGTACTACATGGTGGTGTGCCTGGTGACGTTCACCATCATCATGGCGCTCAACGTGACGCGCCTGTGCATGATGAGCAGCCACCTGAAGAAGACGGAGAAAGCCATCAACGAGTTCTTCCGCACGGAGGGCGCCGAGAAGCTGCAGAAGGCCTTCGAGATCGCCAAGCGCATCCCCATCATCACGTCCACCAAAACGCTGGAGCTGGCCAAGGTCACGCAGTTCAAGACCATGGAGCTGGCGCGCTACATCGAGGAGCTGGCGCGCAGCATCCCGCTGCCGCCGCTCATCATGAACTGCCGCACCTTCATGGAGGAGATCCTGGAGGTGGTCGGCGTGGAGGAGATGAGGCACACCTTCCTCCGGCAGGCGCCCGAGGGCCGGCGCGGCGGCCCCAGGGACGTGCTCACCATCCTGCAggaggcgggggcgggggcgggggcggggcggCAGCTGGAGCGCAGCCAGTCGCCGGCCGCCGACTCCGACAACTCGTCGGTCCAGGAGCAGCCGCAGCACATCGCCATCCAGGTGTCGGTGCACCCGCAGCTGGAACCCGCGCCCGCCGCGCccatccaccaccaccaccacgacGGCGACCAcgacgacgaggaggaggatGCGGGAGGGAGTCCCGACGACGGGCCCGCCGCCAAGAGCCCGCCGCCCTGTCACGTTTTTTACGAGAGTCACGTGTGA